The following is a genomic window from Burkholderiaceae bacterium DAT-1.
GATTAATGGCGCTTTGCAAGAGGCCAACGAGCATGTCCATCTCAGTAAAGCCCATCTTAAAAGCTTATTAGATCATTCTGGTGAGGGATTTCTGTCTGTCGCACCGGATAAAACCATTGGAACGGAATTCAGTCAGGCTTGCCTTTCAATGCTCGGGACCGACCCTGCGGGTAAAGGCGCGGGACAGCTGATTTTTGCGGAAGATATGGCTGCACAGGAGCTATTTGATGAGTGCATGGCACGCGTGTTCAATAGTACGGATGCAGCCAAGCAGGGACTCATGCTTTCGCTGCTCCCACCTGAAACCAGCCTGAATGACCGCACACTAGCCATTCGCTATCGTCTTATTGAAAACGGTCATTTGATGGTGGTTTTAGATGATGTGACTGAGGCTCGTACGTTAGAGCGCGAAGTTAAACTGCAGCATGCCAGGATGGAGATGATGCTGGCGGCGGCCAGCGATCCGGCGACATTCCAGCAAACGGTGCATACCCTGTCTGCCTTTTTCGATCATGTTCTCAATAATGTGCATCTTTCTGCGCCACTTGCTGCCAGTGAATTGCGCGAGCTCTATCGCGTTGTGCACACCTTTAAAGGCAATGCGGCGCAGTTTTCCATGCATCACACCGTAGAAGCCCTGCACCGGCTGGAAAGTGATCTAAGCGACTTGAGCGACGGGATGGGGAAGCTGCAGCCGCGCCACATCCAGACCGTTGTTGCGCGTGCCAGTTGCAAGGACGCACTGCAGATGGATCTGCAATGCATCCGGGATGTACTGGGCGATGGCTTCATCGACGGTTTCCGGGACGAGGCGAGCGAACTCAAACAACTGGCTGGACGCGCACGTGAGTGGTTGCGGCGCAATGGCAGCCCGGATCTTTCACCAGTGTTAGAGACGTTGTTGCGCGATTTGGTCACAGCCGTCCAGCCCCCCCTGTCTGACACACTGGCAAGCTATGCACGGACAGTGCTGCAAACCGCAGCCGGAACCGGTAAGCATGTGGCACCACTGCAATTGGAGGGCGACATTCAGGTGCGGCTGGATCCCGATGACTATCCCGATGTGTTTCCCTCGCTGGTTCACATTTTCCGCAATGGCGTGGTGCATGGAATCGAAGCGCCAGCTGATCGCTTGGCACTGGGCAAGCCGTCCATTGGTACAATCCGCTGCCGGGTCAACCTGCTGGCCGGATCGATTGAACTCTGCATCGAAGACGATGGCAGCGGCATCCCGGAACACACGCTGCTCGCCAAATATAGCCAGCGTACAGGTGGCGTGGTGCAAGCGGATATACCTTCCTTGCTCGATCTGATCTGTATGGATGGGTTATCCAGTCGTGAAACGGCTGACCATTATTCGGGTAGAGGCATTGGAATGGGTGCCGTGCGTCTTGCTATCGAACGCTGTGGAGGGCAGTTGCACGTCAGCACCGCAGCCGGTGCCGGGACGCAGTTCCGGATTCAACTGCCCTACCCCGCCCATCCTGCCGCCACCCATCCATCGCGCCCTGCATGATGTGTGCGGCTGACTATACTGAATCCAGAATGATCTACTCACCTTCCACAACATGAGTCGCGCGATCAGATTAGTCTCCGGCAGCATGGATGCCACACTCAAACGGACACGAGATCTCCTGTCCGACGAGTTTGGCATGGATGTCATGCGCGTCGTGCGGACATCCAAGCATGTTGATTTGCTGGTACTCCGCGATGTCACCGCAATTGTTGGCGTAGGTGGAGCAATTAATCTGCTGATGGCGTTCAGCTTTGAATACAGCATGCTGGATGAACTCACCCGGCGGATGGTGCCGGACGAGGCGCGGGCTCGCTTGAAATGGGATACCTACCGTCGGGAGGCCGCGCTGGAGATCGTCAATATTGTCGCAGGACATTGCACGGAAGACTGGCAGAGCGATGCCGACATCATTCCCCTGTCGCCGCCCGTCGTCATCGAGCAGGCACGCAGTATCCATCGCCCGCATGCAGCCCGCTTTGCCTGCATTGCACTAGAGACAGCCCACGGACACTTTGACATCAACTTTATCGGCCCCGCCGATCTGTTTGATGACGATCTGAATTACATCGAACAAACAGATTGAGCGAGCTTGGGAGAACAGCATGACAACCCTGCGTATCCTTGTGGTTGATGATTCCAGCCTCACCACCGAACGAATCAGTACCATTATCGAAACAATGGGGCACGAAGTTGTCCGGGTCTGCCATACAGGGCGGGAAGCCATTGATGCTTACCGCGAGCTGCAACCTGATATGGTGACCATGGATATCACCATGCCGGATATGGATGGGGTGCAGGCGACTCGTTTGATTATCGAGTCATTTCCCGACGCCAAAATCATCATGGTGACGTCACATGGCCAGCAAAAAATGGTGCTTGCCGCCATTGATGCCGGTGCCAAGGGCTATATTCTCAAACCTGTTAAGCCTGACAAACTCATGTCTACAATTGCGGGCTTAGGCGGATAGGCAGGCGCACAACAAAGCGTGTGCCCTTACCCGCCTGGGTATCCACAGACAGGTGTCCCCCCGATTGTTCGATGGCCTGCCGTGTTGCAGCGAGACCGACGCCTCTCCCGGAAAATGTGTCCGCTGCTTCGGTGGTTGATACGCCGTCGGTACACAACATCTCCAGCACATCTATCTCACTGGAAGGTGCTGATCCGGCTTCCGTGCCCAATAACCGGGTATGCTCCAGATAACGTAAACGCAAGCGATCCACATCAATCCCGGCACCATCATCCTCTAATTCGAGCGTAAGCCAGTCTTGATCATGACTCACCTTACAGCTGACACGACCGACAACAGGTTTACCTGCTGCTGCACGTACCGCAGGCGACTCAATCCCATGCACCACTGCATTCCGCAATACATGCACCAATGAGGCAAAGACACCCGGATACTGGTCAGGATCAAGTTTAAGCTCCGTCTCACCGATCATCTCCAGTGGATGAACCAGCTTCCCGATTGCCGCTGCAGTTTGACTCACGCTACGGGCAGATTGCTGCAGTAGACTGGCTATGTCCGGCAGCATGGCCTCACGCATTTCCGCTGTCAGTGCAGCCAGCCCCGCCCTCACTCTGTCCGGATCGGTTTCCGTGGACAGTGCCGCCGCCTGCGCCGCCAGTTTCACCACATCATACGAGGGAGCGGGTGAATCGGACGCCTCGAAATAGTCTTCACCCAACAGCGATCTCACACTATCCAAGTCCGCATTCAGCGCCTTGCTACACCCGGCCCGATCCACCACCACCCGGATATGTCTGGCAGACAGCCTCCCACTGCCTTCTGACAGATCACTTAGCGCAGTCTCGAGTGCATGCAGCGCATTCACCGTGTGACGCATCGAGAATTGGCCAGCATTTCCCTTGAATGTATGCACCATGCGGTACACATCGCGCAGCATGTCGGCCGGGGGGGCATCGTGGGAAATTGCAGCATCCAGCCCCTGATCACAGAATGCCCGCAGCGCGCCTGCTATCTGCCGGAAATGAGCCGGTTCGCTGACTGCCGCCACAATCATTTCCATGCGCGCCTGCTGTTCAGCTACTGCCTCTGCAAGTTCCCGCGCCTCGGTCACATCGTCCAGCACAATCATCACATGCCCGATTTCAATCCAGCGATAGCGTATCGACAGGATGCGTGATCGCAGGCAAACCTCCTCCGGCAACAGTGACAGCATCAAATCGCGTTTGAATGCATCCGCAGTGGCAAATACCTTGGTGAGGCAGTCATTGAACAAATCCATGGCCACCAGATCTTCGGCAAACAGCAGTGGTGCGGCCAGTTTGCCTGCCGGATTGCACCCCAGCATGGTCTCACAGGCCAGACTGCATTCCGGATCAACCACCCCGCGCGCATCAATCGACAGAAAGCCCTCGCCCGAGTTATCGAGCAGACTCGTGACATGGACTTTGCTCGCTGCCAGATGCGCAAAGGCTTCATTATTTGCCAGCGCAATGGCGACATAGCCACATATCGCCCGCATGATGGCCTGTTCGCGTTCGCCATAGGCGAAGCGGCGCAGCGATTGAACCGACATAACACCAATCAGGCGCTCTCCAAACAGCAGCGGGGCAAACATCGCTGAGAGCTGATTCTGTGTGCCGGGAACATGGGTGGGATCGTCTTCTGCCGGATCGAAATCCACCACCAGTTCTCTGCGTTCTCGCGCAGCGCGCGGCGAGTTTCTGAGCGGATCATCCAATGCATGATGACGAACCGGAAGCCGGCGGCCATCCTCCGCACTGTATACCCCCCGCAGATAGGCGTGTTCGTCGTCGACAACGTAGACTTCAAGCACATTACTGGCTAGCAGCTGATTGACATGCCGGTAAATGGCATCAAAGATTGCCTCTGCATCCAGCGAAGACATGATGTCACGACCAATTTCGCCAAGCAGATGCAGCGTCTGGGCTGACTGCGCCAGCTCTTCATTGGAATGCTGCAATTCTTCATTGGATTGCCTGAGCGCATCCGTTCGCTCGGCCACGGTGCGTTCAATGCTTTGATACATGGTTGCATTGGCAATCGCAATAGCGGCATATGCACATAGCGCGCGGAAAATGGATTGTTCACGCTCGCCATAGGCGTGGCGCTTTGCAGTCTGGATAGACATCACCCCAATCAGCCGGTCACCCAGTTTGATCGGGGTAAACAGCGCAGTAGCAATCGCGATCGTGCCGGGAATGCGGGAGGGGCTATCTTCGCCGGGTTCAAAATCGACCAGAATTTCACGTCCCTCGCGGACGGCACGTGCCGAGTTCGCGGCCGGGTGGTCAATGGCAAACTCGTCATCCGGCAGACGTTCGCCATTTTCCACGCCGAAACAACTGCGCAAAACCGTGCCGGATTCGTCCAGTAACACCACGCGCAGCGTATTGACATCGAGCATGGCAATCACGTGTTTGTAGATGGCCGAAAAAACAGCTTCCAGATCCAGCGTGGCCGTAATGTCCTTCCCCACCTCACCCAGGCTGCGCAGCAAGTCCGCCGACACAGCCAATGCGTCTTTCGAGTCCTGCAGTTCACGGGTACGATCTGCCACCTGTCGCTCGATGTCGCCGTACACATTCGCATTGGCAATCGCGATAGCGATATAGCTGCTCAACGCCTGACAGATTGACTGCTCCCGTTCACCGTAAGCGTGTTCTGACGTGGTCTGGATGGTCATCACACCGATCAGCCGCTGTCCGATCATCAGCGGTGAAAACAGCGCGGTCAGCGTATGAATGGTGCCCGGTTCATGACGCTCGAAATCATTGCGCGGATATTCCACCAGCAATAGCCGCTGCTCCCGCGCTGCGCGCGATACATTCAGCGCAGGATCATGGATATCGTAGCGAATCTCCGGCAACGCCTTCCCCGACTCCATGCCAAAGGCGCGATACAGCGTCTCACTACCCGACTCGACCAGGTAGATGCTGAGCGTAGTGGTGTCAAGCATGGCAGGAATCCGCGCTGCCATCATGGTGTAGACGCTTCTCTCATCCAGCGAAGCCGTAATGGCCTGACCGATTTCACCGATCTGTCTGAGGGTATCGGCTGCGCCAACCATGGTTTGGTGAGAGCCCAGAAGCGCCTCGTAGGCCTCGCGCAACTCCTCGGTTTTAGCATCGATCTGAGCTTGCAGTTCTACCTGTTGCCGCCTGAGCCTGCGCGTGCGGACTCTGATCAATGCCACGACACCCAGCACCAGCACCAGTGTCATCGCCAGTTTGAACAGGGGGGTCTGATACCAGGCGGGCAAGACCTCGACATGCAATTCGGCGCCAGCCTGACTCCACGCGCCCGCGCGATTCGTTCCCCTTACCTTCAGTATGTAATGCCCAGGGGAAAGATTTGTATAGCTAGCCGAGCGATGCAGCCAGTCTGTCTCAATCCATTCGGCGTCAAAACCAACCAGCTGGTAGGCATAACGATTGAGTTCGGGTTCGGAATAATCCAGCGAAGCAAACTCAACAGTCAGGCTGTTGGCATCCGGCGCGACGCGCAGATTGGCAGGCCGCCCTCCCATGGCGTCAGGGACTGCCACGTCATGTCCGCCCAGAGTCACGCGCGTAAATACAACAGGGGGGCGAAAAACCCAGGGTCTGATCTGCTCTGGGTTAACTATCGTCAAGCCTCCCTGTCCACCAAAGATGAGCTTTCCAGCAGGCGTGACTACCCCCGCATTGGCCCAGTAACTATGAATGGCTACACCATCTGCCTCTCCCAGCGCCTCAACCGTGCCACGCTCGGGGTCAATGCGCGCCAGACCATTGTCCGTACTGACCCAAACCAGCCCCGCAGCATCAATGAGAATGGCATTGACGTTTTCGTTGGGCAACCCCTGCTGCACACCAAACGTGCGGAAGCGATAACGTCCCCCCGAGCCCTTTGGTAGCCGGACCTGTACGCCACTCCCGAACGTACCGACCCACAGATTGCCCTGATGATCTGTCCTCAGCGAGGACACAAACCCGCTTCCCAGCCCTTCCGGATCGGAGGGATTTGCCTGAATCGGCTCTACAAGGTGCTTTGCCGGATCGACAAGCAACAGTCCATTGCGCGTTCCGAGCCAGAGCTGACCATCTACCCCCGATTCAATCGCCCGAATCTGGCTCCGATCCAGACGCTCGCTGTCGACATGTTCCAGCTTGCCAGTTCGATCCAGCGCCAATCGCCATAGGCCGTGATTCAGGGTACCAATCCACAGTACATTGTCCTTCACGTGCAAGGAGGCAATACGCACATCCTCTGCATGTTCGGGAAAACGGATCTGATCGCCGGAACCGGGTCGTCTACCGGGCTTTTTCAGTCGAAACAAACCCTGTGTTGTGCCGAGGAAAACGTCGCCACCGGGCATTTCTGCTATTGCCAGGGTCATGGCCGACTGGGGGAACCACCCGCCTTCGGACGGCCAAATTTCGGACACACGGTTTCCCCCCAGATCGAGTATTTCGACACCGTTGTCCGGGCTGCCCGCCCACAGGTACTGATCCGAAGTGAACAATAAGGAGGACACATCTCGACTGGTCAGCACCTGAGACCGGGAGGTTTCGCCAAACAGGGTGTAAATGCCATGCTGACCCGAATGAAACAAGGCCAGTCCGCGATTCGTCCCCACCCATACAAGTCCGGAGCGATCACGGTACAGCGCGGTCACACTGTTATCAGGCAGACTACTCGCACGGGCAGCCTCATGACGCAACATGCGCAGCTTGTTGCCATCGATATCCAACCTTGCGATACCGCGACTGCTTGTGGCCAACCAGATTTCGCCCGGCGCTGGCTCTGCGACATCCTGAATGCCCTCGTTCACAAGATGCCACCGACCTTGAAGTGGCTCCGCTTTCGCAATATCCGCGCCGGAACAGACAAACACGCCACGGCCACGCGTACCCATCCAAATCTGCCCGGTACTATCCTGAAACAGGCGCACAACATCTTTTAAATCGCGTTTTCCCTTTGTCTCCAGACGGCTAAATTGCTGCTGCCCCGGTAAACGCCGCCACACGCCGTCACGCATGGCCGTTAGAAGCGTCCCATTGTCCAGCATCCATACATCCGCCACCGCCATCCGGGCAGCAGACGCATCATGCTCACCGCTGATCTGCACATGCGTAATCTGGCCAGTAGACATTGCAAGGTGATCTAAACCACCATCTGTTGCAATCCAGAGTCCGTCCCGGCCGTCAGCCGCCAGGGCATATACAGAGGGGCTACTTAAGCCATCTTTGCCCGAACCAAAGGTTTTAAAGCGATCAGACTGGTGATCGTACAGTGCCAACCCCCCATTATTGGTTCCGATCCACAAACGACCGCTCGCATCGGTATGCAGCACAGAAATAAAGGAGGCAGGCAGGCTGCCCTGCTGCATGGGATCCGGGCGATACACTTTGAAGCGATATCCATCCCAACGTGCCAAGCCATCCTGTGTACCCACCCACATATAGCCGCGGCCATCCTGCGCAAGCGTCTGCACAACCGGACTCGGCAGCCCCCGTTCGGGGCCCATATTGTGAAATAACGCATCACCGGCGAGTTCCCATTGTTCATGGGCAGGCACAGCATGAGCTCTGCATTGAAGCAGCAGCATGAGACACATCAGACGGAAAATCAGGGTCAGTAGACAGCGCATTGTCGACCGCTAAGAGAAAAATTACAGCCATACGCTCTATCGAACGTACTGGCGTCACTCTAGATTCATAGCTGATGAACAGATGAGATGCCCCGGAAATGGGCAGGATACAGCCGTCTAACTGACATACGTCAGTTTATCCGGCCGCTTATCTTGTCGATCGGTATGCACTTGCATCCTGAGCTATGCCAATCATATGCAGGCTTGCTGCGCACCTGCTTGCGGTGAAAGGATGTCAGGCATGAAGCGGATACAAAGCTGTTTGATCTTACTGATGGTCTGGCTATTGCACAGCGTACTGAGTGCCGCATCCATCCCGATTATTATGGGGCAGGAGACAGGGGCAAACGGCGAAGCCCTGCCAATTTCACCCCTGCGTATCGAAATGGTTAAGCTACTAGCCAAGGAGACCGGACTGGATCTCGTCATCACGCCCTATCCGTGGCGGCGCGCGCAATTGATGAGCAGCGAAGGACGCGGGATTATCTGGGGTCAGCTGCGAACACCAGAAACCGATGCTCAATACGTCTTTTCTCCCCCGATCTACACGCTGTATTTCTGGCTAGTGACGCGGGCAGATCAGACCTTTCATTACGCAAAGCTCGAAGACCTCAAGGGCAAAACCCTGTCGATCCCCTCGGATTCGCATTACGAAGAAGCGTTTGAAGCCGTCCGTGGTGACTGGTTTCAGATCGAAGACGGTGCGAAATCACTTGAAAAGCGCTTACTGATGCTCGATATCGGACGGGCGAATGTATTGGTGCTGACAACCGCCCAAACTGACCGGACCAAGCTTGAGCAAAGGCTGAATTGTGACTTCGGCCACATTAATCAGTGGCGAGTACTCGCAAAACCGATGAGTAAGCAAGATACCTTGCTGGCCGCGGCAAAGCACTCTCGTTTTCTTGTTCCGCTGGCAACCCTGAGCAAAGCGATTGAGCGCTTGCATGCCAGTGGTGCAATTGAGCAACTATTAAACGAACGGAATGCACAGTCAGTAAAGCAATGCGGAACTTTTCCGCCTGCCGCAACGCGTTAATGCAGGTATGTTGCTTTCAGGACGCAGCCTCCTCACTGAGGGTGGCGCCAATCACGATTGAGACAATCAATCAGTTAAAAACCTGACTACATCGTTTACTATCCTCTCCCGTTCCATCCCGGAGAGATAGTATGTTAGGCAGTCATGTGATCGAGTGGGTAATGGGCATGGTCGCCTGCTTTGCATCGGTCAGTCTATTCACCAGTTCTATCTACGAAGCGCTGGCATCTATGCTGGGTTTACGATCGCGGCAATTATTGTACGGCATTCGCGCACTCTTAAACTGTGACGCTCGCTCCGTCTCGCCTGCCCATCCAACCGCGCTGACATCCGAAGCGCTATTGCTCTGGCTATACAATCACCCGCTGGTGCACCCGCGAGGTGATGGTCAGGCAAGCCACTGCGATCAGATCAGGCACGCGCCCTCATACATTGCCGCGCCCCAGTTTGCGCAAGCATTGCTGGAGCGCCTACATGCGCTTCCGGGTGATTCCCTTCCTATCAAAATCGAGCAAGGCATTGCCGATCCGCAATTGCGCCGGCTACTGACCGGCATCGTCCAGCGATCGGCTGACGATGTAGCACACATGGAATCCGCCCTTGCCACCTGGTTTGATCAGGGAATGGCTCGCGTGTCTGGCGCCTACAAGCGCCAGGTGCAAGCCTGGTCTTTCCTGATCGCACTGATGCTGGCGGTCGGGTGCAATATCGACTGTATCCATTTATTCAAAACACTTTGGATTCAGCAACTTACCCCCGATCAACTAGCCATCTTCAGTGCAACCCCAGAAGAGGGTCAAGCATTGAGAATGCTCAATAGTCTACCCATCGGTTGGCAGAGATCGCCCTGGCAAGATGACGGTCTAACTTGGCTGGTACATGCCGTGGGCTGGCTTTTCACCGCATCCTCGGCTCTCTTTGGTGCGCCATTCTGGTTTGATTTGCTCAGCAAAGTGACGCGTCTGCGAGGGAGTGGCAACGCGGTGAGCCCACGCAGTGCGACTTGATCTGCTCCTTGCGCGCAGCTACCGGCAATAGGCTGTTGCGCGCATCCCTCAAATATCGGCCTTGTGTGTCTTTTTCCCCAAAGATCATGCAATTCGATGGAATAACTTTCCCCCCTCATTTCCAATAGCACGTCATTACAGTTTCCGATGCCATTCACGCAGCTCGGACGCCAATACCCAAGCCCTTCCCCCTGCAATTTCCAGCAAGCAATTGCTCGATCAAAAGCCGGTACGATGTCGACCGCAACGCCGTAAACACCTGATCTGGTAAATATTTTTGCAATTTTTTCCTGCTTACAATAGGCACTGCCATTGCGGAGGGGGCACTGGCTAGTTGGGGTTGCCCCGCTGGTATATGCAAGGCAGTGCACAGGGTTCGCACCCTGCGCCATTTACATAACGATAGAGGACGACAATGAAAACAATCATCAAATTCGCCGCTGCCGCTGTACTGAGCTGCGCCATGCTGCCCGCACACGCCTTCAAGCAGGAAACCCATCGCCGCATCGCTATTGATGCCGTGAACTACATGAAGGCCAACCCGGACAAGACCAACTACGCCAAGCTGGCTGCAGGTCTTGCCCGCGCTGGCTACACGGTGGATCAGTTCGCGACTGCCATGGGCCAGGGTGCCTATGACGTGGACGACTTTGCCGATACCTACATCTGTGGCGCCATTACCGGCGATTGCCAGATGGCTCCGATCTGGGGTCTGGCCGAGAGCATTGTGAAGTACACGAGCTACTGGCACTTCCAGAATCACACATCCGGAGCTGACGCACACGGCAATGCCTTTGGCGGCTACAACTACGCCAAGCTGACTGTTGCCGGGGATGTCGACAAGCTGGCCGCATCCTGGCTGAAAGGCGACTATCTGGACGATGGCGCGGGCGGCATGAAGGGCTGGTTTGGTGATAGCAGCAAGTACAATTCTTACGGCGTGACCGAAGCACACTATCGCCTGGGCGGCTACTCCACTCCGTCGCAATATGCGGATTTCGAAGCCATTCCGTTCCAGCCCATCGACAATCTGGCGCAATACTGGTTCCAGCAATATCTCAACAGCCCAAGCCTGCAAAGCCTCGGCTTCGTAATGCACTCGACTGATCTGTTACAGCCGCATCACACCTGGACCACCTCGGCCAATAATCACTCGGGCTGGGAACAATGGGTCGATGATTACTACTTCAGCGCCAAACTGAACGATCCGGCACTGGTCACGGCTGCGCTCAAGGATTTCACCCCGATTCCAGCCACCTCGAACGATATCCGTCCGCTGCTGACACAAGGCGGTACTTACTCCTACAAAAATGGCGGCATTGTGTTGTCCTCAACCGATCAGAATGATCGCTTGAATGTCGGCAAGAAAGTCGTGCCGCACGCCATCGCCATGATTGTGCATGTGCTGAACCGCGCAGCTGAACGTCTGTAATTCCGGCCTGCGAGGATAAGTACTATGAAGCGGACAGCACCAGCTTTCCTGTCACTCCATTGCATGAGTCAATGGCTCATGCACACCGTGCTGGCCGCTTCTTTTGCAGCCATGGCGGCAGCCGCCACCCCGCCGGCACAGCAGTCCGACGCGCCACCCGTGATCGCCACCATCAATAGCGAACCGATCTACCGTCTGACGCTCAATGTGCATAGCGCCATGGCGCGACTGAATGGTGATTCATCCAGCCGCCAGAGCATCCTCGACACGCTGATTACCCAGCGTCTGCTTGCATCGGTTGCCGAGTCCCGCTTTGGTCAACTCGGCCTGCATCCGGAAAACCGAGTAGCATTCGATCCGGATGTTGCACTCGACGACCGCATGGCAGGCCAGTTACGCACCGTCTACGCGAACGAGCTTGCTACCAGCATCAATCAATTGCCCAATGGCGTGCTGGACAGCCTGATCACCGAACTGCGCCAGCCCGATGCCACAGAACTGGATCGGGTCTTTGGCAAACGCAGCCGCCTCATCCTCGACTACACCCTGAATGATGCGCAGCTCAAAGAGGCCGGCAAAGTGCTTGTCCTTCGGACCACCCTTGCCGCTGCTCCCGCTATCACCCTACAGGACATCTATCGCCGCCAGAATGTTCAGGGACGCGTTTCGCTCTTTAACCGCGATCAGCGTTTTATCCGCCAGCAAGCGCAACTCTATCTGGCCAACCTATACGTACATCAATGGGCGCGTCAGCAATTCGGAGAAGCACAGGTTGCTGATCTGCGCCGCTCGCTGGCCGAACAGGACACCCTGCAGCAGGTTCGCAGCCTGCACGGCCTATCGATGGATACGG
Proteins encoded in this region:
- a CDS encoding peptidylprolyl isomerase, giving the protein MSQWLMHTVLAASFAAMAAAATPPAQQSDAPPVIATINSEPIYRLTLNVHSAMARLNGDSSSRQSILDTLITQRLLASVAESRFGQLGLHPENRVAFDPDVALDDRMAGQLRTVYANELATSINQLPNGVLDSLITELRQPDATELDRVFGKRSRLILDYTLNDAQLKEAGKVLVLRTTLAAAPAITLQDIYRRQNVQGRVSLFNRDQRFIRQQAQLYLANLYVHQWARQQFGEAQVADLRRSLAEQDTLQQVRSLHGLSMDTDSVSALLNQLAETVSQKEILAYYQAHRSDFHRIESVTARHIRVDSEALAQRLFKAASSGEDFSALARLHSTAPDASTGGHLGVIPHRATLTWLEELAFMQTPGKVSTPIRSPAGPQEKAYWEIVLVDARRDGYQNPASESVRYQASRAIAQQKAARQLAELQAKLRRDASIRILSTADIQADARPVTHAGPRS
- a CDS encoding phospholipase, which gives rise to MKTIIKFAAAAVLSCAMLPAHAFKQETHRRIAIDAVNYMKANPDKTNYAKLAAGLARAGYTVDQFATAMGQGAYDVDDFADTYICGAITGDCQMAPIWGLAESIVKYTSYWHFQNHTSGADAHGNAFGGYNYAKLTVAGDVDKLAASWLKGDYLDDGAGGMKGWFGDSSKYNSYGVTEAHYRLGGYSTPSQYADFEAIPFQPIDNLAQYWFQQYLNSPSLQSLGFVMHSTDLLQPHHTWTTSANNHSGWEQWVDDYYFSAKLNDPALVTAALKDFTPIPATSNDIRPLLTQGGTYSYKNGGIVLSSTDQNDRLNVGKKVVPHAIAMIVHVLNRAAERL